The window TGaggtttttataaatgtaatattttacccTAGAGCTGTTGGCTTCATTAGTAGGGCTCCCTGGTGCTGGTATATAAGCAAGAGCTGGAGTCGGAGGCTCATCATCTTCATCAAAATACCTTCAAGCAAACATTATAACTTTGtttggttatatttttcattactatGAATCCCCAACGAGCTTTATGTTAATGATACTCACTCATCTTCAGTCTTAGCTCGCTTTTTCCCAAGTGTACCCCAAGTACCACCGATGGCGTTCTGTGTTATCGCGTTCATAGTTGAATAACCCTGCTTCGATAACCCGGGATTCGGAGGAGGGACAGCATTCATTTGGGAAGGAGGCGGAGGAACAGCGTGTAGTGAAACGTTCGAAGGGTTCCGTTTTGGCATCGTGAATCCGGAAAATCCGAACCCCTTGCCCCCACTCGAATTGTAACTCATGTTGATGTTATAAATTCAAGCACTTAAACATACATTACAAATTAGTGTCTTTATGTTACCACGTAAATGGTctcattagttttatattatttgtagagtttaagatttattgtatacataataaaatttattagtaagGAACgacacttaaatataaaggtaACTTTTCGTCGATTTGTTCAGGATTCAGGAAACTAAAATGTCAAACATGCATAAATGTCAAATTATGTCTCAAGGAGTTactcgtttaaaaatatattagaaattattttcatatatttgacATGTAAAATATCTGATGTTCAGAAGTTATatctaaagaaataaaattatacacctattaaattaataatcaagaATTCAGTATATAGTAACATGTTAAAACCACAGTGACAACAGATTGTACCTAAACCACAGATATTATGACTTtgacatttagttttaaacttgacataaatttttcatattgaacTATCAACAATTATCAACGTTATCCACTACTTGTTTTTCTGTGTTAAAGAAcgcaaaatgtttttcaaagtATTCATGTTGATATTTTCTGCCTTAGCAATTAGCAATGTTGAAGCAGCGCACAGCTATGACTTTGGAGACTTCCTAGCCACAGTTTTAGGAATTGGGATATCTGTTATTGGTATTCTTGCGTGTTTAGGTAATTACGCCAGACAGAAAGCAAGAAacgagtttatttaaattatattcaacgtAAGTAAGCaaaattagattataattattgtgtaatattctattttataaacttgttAAGATTCTTGCTAAACAAGTTTGAATAAAATCCTGCAACATTTTTCTATCAATAAAACctgtcattttatatatttccaggTATAATCGCAGGATCAGAATATATCGTATCGAGGTAATCGTAAATATGTTTCTGTCTAATGAACAAGAACatacaacaaaacaaatgtaattattattgcacatttatatttcttatctgTTATATCTGAGTTTggctgaaataatattattaaaatcttttttttatcctttgacataaaatgtaaaaaaatatctatgatataaaaaaacaatattgtgatttttgattattatattatacatgtgAAATATGGTGTTGCTGTATGGTACTTTAGTgaggcaataaatatgtatatattaaagattttgtatcattaattttttaaattcacaattttcttttttcattgGAAGGTAGAAGAGGAATAtggaataacaaaaaagttttaatagttgtaaataaaattttatttttgagaataCTCAAATCCTGAGCTGATAGTCGGTgagctttcaaataaaagaaaatgattgctttataatttcttacaaAGTTATGAACGTTGGCTCAATTCATCCGCAATTTTTCTCTAATAACTCTATTTCTTTGACAATTTCACTTTTcttagtaattttttctttctgtTCTTTGTCAGGATTTTTAAGGGAACCAGATTTGATTTTCTCTTCCAGTGTTTCTATATCCCTCAGTTTCTTTTTTAAGTTCTTGAGTCTTTTAGCAGGGTCGGTGGTCGTACTCGGGGCTGTCTTGAAGCTGGGTTCTATTATCTCGCATGTTGTAAGTTTTGAAAGTTTCTCAGCGGCTTCATCTAcacctgaaatatttttttgaatttaatattattgcttttactgactttaaaaactatttaaatattaagttcatTTGTTGtaccaaatatgaaataacaagAGATTTATGTAGACAGTTGATTTGGTTATAATACTAGATATAACAATAAGACTAAGTTGAAACAAGGTTTATAATATAGACTCTATATACTCTATATTATAGAGTATAATAGTACCTgtcttcttttttttcttctttttttcaacattaatAATCATGCCAGGTATTGGTTGTATGACACCTTTTTTGGACTTTTTGGCTTCAGCGGCTATTTCTGGAGGAAGACCAACTGGGAGACCTGTGCTCTGCCGAGCTTTGAATTGCTTGCCTTTACTCTCATACAGAGGCACTTCTTCTTGAGGCACATAACCATCTTTTATGCGTCTAGGTTTTCTCCAAGTTCCATCGGGGCGCTGTGTAGCAGGTATAAATTTAGCCCCTAGAATATAGAACtcattatgaattattattataatagctaGCATTATATATCGTGCGCCTTTAACCAATAACAACAGGTTGTTTACATGTGTAAATTAACTTTCTCCAGATaacttgaaaacaattatttatgaacGTCTTTTATTTACGCGCCAATTAACATGACTGCACGTCCTAAATACTTGGCTAACAAGAAAATGATCactgaaaatatatcttaaatttgattatattttaagaaattatgaattagaataagaaataatataactctTTATTCAAATCTCACCATCAGCGTCATGTTGATATGCAGTTGTCgccattatttttcattaacgtTTCGCTGCCGGCACTTATTATttctacaattttataatacacactttaacatataaattgtttaaatctgGCAGTGTTACTTTTGAACCTAATAATAGGATTTAGTTAAGTCCTGGACTCGCCAATGAAATGCCAATATTGACATATACAAATTATCACGtcattgtcaaaaaaatatttacaacctCTTgcgattataaattatgtttaacatATCAACTGTATTTGtcctgatataattttttagttacgttctattattattattttaaattttaaggtcatttaaatatttcattaaacaacTTTAGCTTTTTGAACCACTATATAGCTTAAATATAGTctgtaatttcattataaaaccaGAGATACTAGTAAAACAGCTTACTCAACCTAATcgtaaaacattgttttgcATACTTTAATGCGgagatagatataaaattttatcgtcAGAGaacttaattttgttaataatattctctttctttaattaattaataaattttaataccttgaaatgataattttacaataaagcttatgactgaaaaaaattaaacacctTTCGGTTTCAAAAATTCATCAATCAATTTTTAGATTTtgtcattatatttgtttaaaaaaattattaacttggCGCCATAAGGCCTAAACATCACAATTGAAATATTACGCtggatgataaataataagtcgTAAAGTCATATAACTAGTGACATCTGTAGTGTAAATCTGGTTTATTTATTCTCATTGAAATATATCTGACATTTGACAAACTTAAACTGttaaaactaataagtaataactttGTGTAAATGTTTACAAGGATTGTATGCTCCCGCTTTTGTTGTTTACTAtccttattttaatcaaatgtaTTACTGTGACTTGACGTATGACTAAATCTATCTTTttaattgtgtatattttggATTTCCCtttaataccttttttttcataacgaataaaaaatgCCGTTGTCTAAAAGGAGAAGGTTGTTTACACCTAAAAAACACAAATCGAAACcgaatataaaagaaagagaTTCAATTGGTAAAGTGAATAATGTcattatagtttaataaattattttcaaaagtatATTGTAAAAGTTAGAAACACATGAaggcattaaaaattaagataatttcaaaaaaaaaatttctataatttatctATGATTACAGAGAATGAGGTTACAACAGCCCGAGGGCGCTTGAAGGGTGCTCTAATGGAAATGCTGGAACCTATGGCAGAAGAATCTGATGCCTCATCTGAATACACGCCCGTTAAAAGGGAAAGGTAATTTAGAcctatgtatattaataattaaattaaattaatatttaaacaacattGACTCCCATTCTATCTATGTTATAAATTCAGAAAAGTAAGTCAAGAGAAATCGGAATCATCCTCAGATGAAGAGGAACAACTTGCTTCAAGAAAGTCTCCTCAAAGACAGTCATATGTCCTCAAGTTGTTTGACAGAAGTGTAGACCTCTCACAGTTCAGTGAGGACTCTCCACTTTATCCTATTTGCAGGGCATGGATTGCAAATCAGCCAAAAGCTAATTATAAGGAATTTGGGTATGTATGGAAACTTTAAAGATAgacaataa of the Danaus plexippus chromosome 13 unlocalized genomic scaffold, MEX_DaPlex mxdp_15, whole genome shotgun sequence genome contains:
- the LOC116770393 gene encoding partner of Y14 and mago, translating into MATTAYQHDADGAKFIPATQRPDGTWRKPRRIKDGYVPQEEVPLYESKGKQFKARQSTGLPVGLPPEIAAEAKKSKKGVIQPIPGMIINVEKKKKKKKTGVDEAAEKLSKLTTCEIIEPSFKTAPSTTTDPAKRLKNLKKKLRDIETLEEKIKSGSLKNPDKEQKEKITKKSEIVKEIELLEKNCG
- the LOC116770250 gene encoding protein lin-37 homolog, encoding MPLSKRRRLFTPKKHKSKPNIKERDSIENEVTTARGRLKGALMEMLEPMAEESDASSEYTPVKRERKVSQEKSESSSDEEEQLASRKSPQRQSYVLKLFDRSVDLSQFSEDSPLYPICRAWIANQPKANYKEFGKKNIEPTTPSDDSLELPGPEGPPISKIPDLIPEQKACSKDNINLNYREAPPPSKDQLIRWHTARWANVRSAWLQRAHEAESRYSATQAVLNKININAM